In Rhodococcus pseudokoreensis, the DNA window GAAGTCGGTTGTGAAGACGTCGGCCGTGAAGAAGGTGGCCACGGAGAAGCCAGCCGCGACGAAGGCTCCGGCGGCGGCGACGACCAATGAGATTCGGGAGTGGGCGATCGGTGCGGGTCTCGGCGTGTCGTCCCGTGGCCGGATTTCGGCAGAGATCGTAAAAGCGTTCGACGACGCTCAGAAAAAGAAGGTTCAGGCAAAGACGGCTCGGGCGAAGAAGGTCGCTGCGGGGAAGCCGGCTGTGAAGAAGGCAGCCGCGGAGAAGGCGACCCCGGAGAAGACGGCCCCGGAGAAACCTGCCGCGAGGAAGCCTGCCGCGAGGAAGGCTCCGTCGAACAGAGCGGCGGTGAGGAAGGCTCCGGCGAAGAGGACGACCAAGGACATTCGGGAGTGGGCGCTCGGCGAGGGCCTCGATGTGTCCTCCCGTGGCCGGATTTCGGCGGAGATCGTCGACGCCTTTCATGTCGCGCAGGCCAAGGAGCCTGCCGCGTAGGCAGCATCACGGTCGTGATGAATCTCGCGGCCATGGTGCTGGGAAAAGGTCAGGTGTCGTCGGGATACCTCGTACGGTTGGCCGGCACAGCTAGCGAAGGGCAACCGCCTACGGCATGGCGCCGGAGATGGTGCTATGCCGAGTTCACTTGCCAGTGCCGGTAGACGTCGATGGCGTCATCGCGTGGTTCGTATCGCATGGGAAGGCGGCGTTCGTCCCAGGGTTTGGAGAACTCGTCGTAGAAGGTGGCGAGTTCGAAGTACTTGCGGTCGTCGACGTAGTAGCCCTCGTAGTCTGCGCGTGTGGTGAGGAAGACGACTTCGTCTGGTGAGCAGTAGTACAGCGAACCCAGGCACATAGGGCAGGGGTGGGCGAGGACGTAGATGGTGGCGCCGGTCAGGTGCTCGGTGCCCAGGTTGGTGCAGGCTTCGCGGATCGCGAGAATCTCCGCGTGGGCGGTGGGGTCACCGGTCTGGGCGACCTTGTTGGGGCTCTCGGCGACGATCTCGCCGTCCTTGACGATGACGGTTGCGAATGGTCGGCCACCCGTTGTGACGTTCTGGCGGGCGAGATCGATGGTGCGTTGGACGAAGTCCATGAGGTGTCCTCCTTCGATGAGTGGTCTGCGTGGGGGTGGGCCGGAAGATGCTTCCGGCCCACCCTGTC includes these proteins:
- a CDS encoding nucleoside deaminase, which translates into the protein MDFVQRTIDLARQNVTTGGRPFATVIVKDGEIVAESPNKVAQTGDPTAHAEILAIREACTNLGTEHLTGATIYVLAHPCPMCLGSLYYCSPDEVVFLTTRADYEGYYVDDRKYFELATFYDEFSKPWDERRLPMRYEPRDDAIDVYRHWQVNSA